CCGTAGTTGGtcaatttttgtttctgttaGTTTAAAATGAAACTTTCATGTGCTATTGGTTCTCCAAGATTTTTGAGAAATGCTGTTTTCTTGCAGCTTGCATTTCAGGATGCCATATATTTAGTTGACGCCATTGAGGGTGGAGAAGTGCTTATAAATGCCTGTAAGCCTGCACTTGAGTCTAGTTACATCAAAAAAGTTATTCACGATTGCAAACGAGATAGTGAGGTGTCTAATTTTTTTCCATTGTAATTTTGAATTATTGGTGCGTTTGGTATACTTTACGGCCAAATTAAATCTTTTTCTTACTTTACAGGCATTGTACTTCCAATTTGGCATCAAGTTAAACAATGTCATGGACACACAGGTGAGCATcctttatgagcttaaggacttaTTCATAGCAAACTGTTAAAGCATGTAAAAGTACAAGTAATGTCTGTTTGTGTTTCCTTCTTTTTGATGTTTGTTTGTACTCCAACTGTTGAGCCCTTAGGTAGATTTAAGcctatttatttatcaatttaaacaaGGATTCCCCTTACGCTTGCggtttcatttcttttttattttagttcttGCTTTGAAGTGCTTACGGCATTCCTTTACTTGCACACTGAAGCATTTGAAAGCAAGCACTTCAAAGCATTCAACATGTCCCAATTTATGTAGGGGTTACTTAAATACTGTTGAGTGGTTTATTTTgcctttcttttttgtttttggcCTCTGCAGATTGCTTATTCTCTTTTAGAGGAACAAGAAGGACGGACGAGATTGCCTGATGACAACATATCATTTGTCGGCCTCCTTGCAGATCCACGCTATTGCGGTATTGATATGCCCTGGTATccttttgaatttaattaattctgGTCATAGAACTTTGTCTGCAGCTTAAGTGTGCTAACTGAATATACACTTGCGAAGTCTTTTAAATGTTATCTTAACCGGCTTTTAGAAATAGGTGGTACTCATTACCTTGAAGGGCCCCCTTCTGATCTTTCCTTTAATCTCACTTGGGCAATATGAACTATGTACTGTTGGACTTAGCAGTTACCTGTTAGGAACctgattttttgtttgtttgtttcttttatatccTGCTCAAAGTTATGCATGTCAGAAGTAATGATGGTTTCGTTACTTTGCATGGCATATTATTTATGTTCAAGTGATCTTGTGCTATCTGCAACTGGATATTTTATACATGACATTCAAACAAGCAAAGTTCTACTTCTCATCAAGTTACATTCACTGCATTTTGACTTTTGATTTATGCCTTGATACTTTAAATATAGGAATATCTTACCAGGAGAAGGAAGAAGTTCGTCTCCTCCTTAGGCAGGTTAGCGTAAACTCCTTATCACTGACataaaatttcctaactagaCTGCTGGATTTTTTGGAGTAAAAGTAATACCCTATTGTCTTTTTTGGATTCACAAAGCTATTTACATATGTAGATCCATGATAGAAATTTAtgttctcttaattttttttttttttgcatacgcAGATGCTTCTTTTGTTAATAAACATTTTCCCCCTGAACTTCATAATTTTGTCTTTGCCTATTGCAGGATCCCAAGTTTTGGAAATACAGACCATTATCTGAGCTCATGGTCCGTGCAGCTGCAGATGATGTCCGCTTTCTTCTATACATCTACCACATGATGATGAAGAAACTGAATGAACGATCCTTGTGGCACCTTGCAGTTCGTGGAGCTCTGTATTGCCGATGTTTCTGCATCAACGATAATAACTATGCTGATTGGCCATCTATTCCTCCTATTCCAGGTTCTTATATTTCTAAACACTATTATGATTGTTTGTTTCTCAATAGGGTTGTAGAGAAATATAGTAATTAGCTTGCCAAGCTCCATCAATTTTGGTACATATGGAGGATCTCCATATAAAATTCTGATAATTGGAATGTATTAGATAACGTGATGGTGGAGGGGGATGCTCCTGAAGAAGAAATACTTTCAATTCTGGATGTTCCGCAAGGGAAGATGGGACGTGTCATTGGAAGAAAAGGGGTTTCCATCTTGTCAATTAAGGAGTCTTGCAAGTACGTATTTATAGACACATATACATGTCTCTTTCTCCATGTCCAGATGTGCATTGCATGTGCATCTCTTTGGGGTTTGGAGCTATGAATTTAGTTTTCCTGTACTTACATGTTCATTATTGCTGCAGTGCGGAAATTCATTTTGGGGGTGCCAAGGGCCCACCGGACAAGGTTAGTCTATTTGATCTTAAAGAATCATCATGCCATTTCTTATGTATTATCTTTGATAATTGAGTGTCAAATGTGTGGGTTTTTTATATGCAGGTATTCATCTTAGGGCCCGTGAGGCAGGTGAGGAAAGCGGCAGCCATGCTGAGGGGAAGAATGATGGATTGATATTTGATGTCTTGTAGGGCTCTCCTCTCAAAAACTAGAACTGAAAACTGTTATCAGAATGATCTTTAAACTCCTTACACCGTTTGTGTTTTGCCTTATCTTCCTATATTTTGTACAGCCGTCACTGTTTTTACCCATTGAGTTAGAACTTCTTTGATCTGATTGCTGAAAATACTTGGGACATATCCGTGATGGACAATTGTGATGTTCAACTGCCACTTTGAATCTGTGGAAGAATGGCTCCATTAGCCAAAGAGTTGGTGAAATCTAGTCTTCTCAAGAAAAATTAAGATTAGAGATGGTTCAACACACTATTCAACTTTATAGCGACTTATTGCCCAATATCATTATATGGTCTAATCACATtgttaaaaattatgttaaaaggtACTAAATTAGGGTAAATTAGGGTAAAAATTAAAGCTTAgagattaaatcttaattttaagtAGAATAGAgagatcaaaactaaaatttggtTATCGTTAACGagatcaaaatcaaaatttaatcgttattttataatatttaaaaaaacaacctTAGTTAAGGGAGATTGtattttataaaagtttaggtattaaattatataaaaagttaaaagagattaaattttgaGCATAGTATGAGGACCAAAACTCAAATTTGACAATTAATATATAATCTATTGAAATTAAACCATTATCTTGTATATAGAAAAACGCTTCAAACTTAGACCCTTGCAAGTAAGGAATGCCTGAGGCCTGGAAcctaaaatggaaagaaaaatagCAGATAAACCAGTATGTATAAGTGTAGATTTTATAATCTGAACTATTAAACGAAAACGAGATAAGAACTCCTTCCCCTCCCCAAATTTCAATGATGAAAAAGAATAAGATAAGTGACAGGGGTTACACTTACAGTTGAGAGTAATGTTGattaattcttttttatatatataattttctttgTGAAAATAAGCATGCTAAAAATAGGAGACTCGAAATAATGATAGGACTAAAACTGAATTAAAGTGGGTATTTGGTATCGACACAATGGGTAAAGATGACTAGTTTCCAACCACTTAACGATGCAACCATTATGGTAACCATGACCGCAAGGCATCGAAGCAACTTCCTCGCCTTTCACAAACTCATCCAAGCAAATGGCGCATTCATCCTCCCTCTTCGTCATTGAATCCCATTTAACTCTTTCTAAACCTTCAACCGATGACCTACTTGCTAGAGTGAAGTTGATCATAGCGTTCATCAATGATTCGTTAATCAACTCATCATCATAATCAATATCATCATCCTCAATCATGTTCACATCAAGAACTACTTTCACAACCACCTCATATTTATTACTTtaagcccaaggttcattgggTTGTTATTTGCATCCATTGCAAAAcgtaaaatagagaaaaaatggCGAACTCAATGAATTCTGGAGAGCTCCCGAATTAGGAACCATGCAAAGAATGATGTCTCGATGATGTTGTTCAGATAAAAACATGTCTTGGTCAAAAATTAGGGTTTCGTTAAAGATATCTACGATGATTTTATCGTTGAGagataaaatataacaaaactcTATCTTGATATTGAAAACATTATCCCTGAATTATTCTACATTAGTCTCATTTTCTTGCCTAATGTTGGCGTTGTAATTGAAAGCCATGGcagtgttttgattttttttcttttgtgttaTGATATGATTTTGTAAGCAGAGAAATAATACACTTAATAGACAGGTGTGTTTTAATTCTACTCTTATTAGGAATTCAATAAAGAGGTGGAGTTGGAATTCAataatgttttgatatgattttttttaaattattatcatatttcATGTGCTTGGCTACTTGTCCAATCCCAAAGGCTTGTCAGAATTTTGGAAatgtttagataaaaatattagacCTGACAAATGggtctagaaaaaaattaggcGCGTTTAATATGAGTTAGACTCGGGTTTAGACATTTAAGATTCAAACTCAACCTAatccatttttaaatttatagtactttatattatgttacttttatatattatgtaatttataacacattaaaagAATAAACTGAAACTGAAAACTGTTATCAAAATGATCTTTAAACTCCTTACACCGTTTGTGTTTTGCCTTATCTTCCTATATTTTGTACAGCCGTCACTGTTTTTACCCATCTGAGTTAGAACTGCTTTGATCTGATTGCTGAAAACATATTGTTTCTGGGATTTGGTGGGGGATTCAATTCAAATGATTCCTTATTCTGGAAAAAAGCGATGAAATGGTGGCCTTGTTTTATAACATGAAAAACTGGCGTTAACGAAAAGACGATGTTTCATCCAGGGAGAAGAAAAGAACCCTATACGAAATACGTGAATCGGTGTAATAAAATTGGAAATGTTTGAACggtttttagaaattttatttattttaaattaattttaacttattaatgatataaagataaattatttatattaaaatttttatatgaaaatttatcttaaaaatgttatattagaattattgattattttatttacttgaataattaaaaattttaaattatgaaaaataaatccaaaagctcaaaattacaaaccaaaccaaactaaACTATCAGCAGCGATTCAAAATATCCAACCGAACAGAACAGAACACCCTTACTAAGATTgagattaataatttattatgtcTTTTACTTCTACGAAGAAAGCATGACATTTAAGATTAGGGAGCTTTACTTGTAACTTTATTAGACAGTGAAAACGGTCTGATGAAGACTGATATTTATTCACCACGAATACACTGGATGATAAACAGAATATAGGGAAACAGGCTTCAGTAACTGGGGAGGCCCCCTGATACACGGACTATACAACTTGATTCAGACGACGCTAAAAATAATTCTAACACAGTGTGTGAACAACAACAATATGGTGGTAACTAAGTCTGAATCAAATCTCAATACCAATTTCACTTGCAAATGTTCCTAATGGAAAGATAGGACTTCCCGGGGAGTGTACCATAGAATGATACGAAAGTAGCACACCAAAATGCACAACAGTCGATAACTTTGTTTTTAGCACCAAAATAGGAAATGAATGCAAAGGGGGAATGAACAAAATTACTTTTTAAAGCTACCGAATTGATACTGTTGGTGGTTGCCAAGGCTTGAGAATAGACCATCTTCATCAGTTGATGGTGTAGATGCGAACCCAGTTTTACCAAGACCAGAGCCAGTTCCCATTGCTCTCCCCATATAAAATGAAGTTGGAGGCCCTTTCACTCTTTCATCCACATCACTTAATCCGCAGACTATTCCAACATCTGCCAGTGAAACCTTCTTGGCTGCAAGGTTTCAAATgacaaagcaacaataaaagaaaattcaaaatagaCGAGCACTTTATAAGCAAAAAGTAGAGACTAGAATGGGACAACTTACGAGCAGATATGTTAAGATCAATTATTCCACGGTTCAGTGAATCAGCCCAAATTCCAGACTTCACCTGAAAAGCATCCTTCTTTTGAGGAGCTTTAGAGTCTTGTGATGACTTTGTACTCATTTTATTAAGGTTTCCATCATTCATGGGGTTTTGTTTTGAACCAAAAATGTCAGACCCATCAAAATTGTTCAGCGGAACAGCAGCAAATGGATCAACAATGCTAGCATTTACTGGCTCAACGTTTGCTGCCATGGCTGGTTGCACAACTGGATCAGTGGTGGAAAAGAGGTCAACAGTTGGAGATGCTGCAGGAGTAATGGCAGGCTGAGAAGCGAATAAATCAACCTGTCCCTGCACAAATGAGAAAAGGAGAAGTGGATTTCAGCTCTTCATGATTAAAAGATATGCCCCAACTCCTTAATTAGTTAGTCAAAAACCTCTATGATATCCACCTAATTAGTACACAAACATATATACACAGACACGTATACATACTCTGCATGCTCAAATAAAAGCATTTCTAAGATTACACAATCTTAAGCAAACTGGTGTTTTTATCAGTGGGGATATTTTTTGCATTGAAGAGATGAAAGGACGTTGGTAGGTGGGAGCGTGGGGGGAAGAGGTGCTTGTTAAGttaattgaaggtaagttctatCTGGTatcttttttatttggtttttttaaagACAGACTGATACCTTTATGTGTGGTTGCACAACTGGATCACCGGCAGCAAATATGTCAACAGTTGGAGAGGCTGCAGGAGTAATGGCAGGCTGGGAAGCAAATAGATCAACTTGTTGCTGCACaaatgagaagaagaagaaacagatGTCAGCTCCTCATAATTTAAAGGATATGCCTCGACTACAATAACTAGTCCCAATACCTCTATGATATCCACTGAAAATcagataaatattaatatatgtgtGTTAATATTCTAAATGCTCAAATAAAAAGCTACAATTCAATTGGCAAAGCTACACTAATTCATTTTCGTATATCCAAAAATCAATATAGAAGAAAAGGTTTGACCTGTGCCTGAGGACTTGATTCATGAGTCACCTTGGTCGGTGCTGACACAAAAGTTGCATCAGCAAATAGATCAACATCTGTTGAATCAGTACTCACGGCAGATTTTTCCATAGGGACTGGTGCTGGTCCGTCAAAGAGGTCATCAATCAAATTTGGTACGAACGGGTCCACTTGATTAGAACTTCCAGCTGCTAGTTCTGTCAATAGTAATCAACAATGCATTTATAAGACAGCatcctttaaaaaaaaacctattacTGAACAGGAAGGAGCATGCTTTCAACAAACCCTAGGCGTGTCAACAAAATGAACTAGCAAAAAAAggatttataacattttaaaattaagctTAAATGACAAAAGGAAAACCTCTGAAGAAGCATTCTCAActtaaaaaatgaatatttttcttACTGGAACTGGACGTTCCCCGGGGATCAAAATCATCAAAGTCATCATCAAAATTATTTGAAGGGGTGCTGGTGCTTTGGCTATATTTATTGGAATCATTCAACTCTGAAGAGAATTTTTTCTTTGAATCCTTGCTGCAAACAAACATCACAATATATGATTTTCTAGGTGGAGCAAAGAATGGTAAAAAATTGCAACAATTGAATAGGTAAAATCAGTAAGGGTGCTGTGAAATTCCATAACCAAGGAAATATGAATGATAAAAAAGGAACCATCATCTCAAATAAATGAATTAACAAATTACAATAGCAAAACGATTCCTAGAACCAAATATATATAGCAGTGCAGTGGGTTCGATTATGGGGTACATAACCAATAGGCCAAAGAACTTTTCCTCCAACTAAAGATAACAGTGTAAAGCCTAGTTAAACTCAAAGAAAAAAATACTACTAAATAATTTGTAACTAATAATGAACAGTGTAAGACATAAACCTGCCATGATGCCTAGACTCCTTAGAGGAATTCCCTTGGATCTCACATGCAGTCCCTCGATGCGATTTGACGTAGGTATCTGTATCAAACTTTTCTTCCCCATATGGATCGCTTTCTTTATAACTGTCTCTATAGCTGTCACTTTCTCTTCTGCTACTTATGCCTCCATACTTATCCCCACCACCATTGAAGCCACCACTTCTGTATGAGGATGCACTGGACTTATAAGTTATGCAAGTAGATGACAGGCCAACGTACCTAAAAATAGTAACAGACACAGTTCAGTCAATGAAAATGACACAAGTATACAAGTACGCTTCCAAAAAGAAATTTACTTGTCGCGGTTTGCAGCTGCTTTGTTCCTAGCTTCttgtattttttctttattaCTCAAAAGGCCCACTATAGTTTCTGCTTTCTTTCGGACATTGATTCCCATATCTTTCCCACTCGGCTCAACATATTCAAAACTTGTGAGGGACTGCAAATGCAAAACAAATAGGGGATTAGAGAAAGCTCCATAAACTGTGAGAAGGCAAGTCAGAAAATAAAGGGGTTGAGACCTTACAGAGATCTGGAAAGTGTGTTCTATTATGTCATCAACTGCACGTTCAGATCCGTGAGAAATCAGatattcaataacagtcaatGCCTGTTCGAGAAATGGTTTTATATGTACAAAGGTATGAGACGGTACACAAGCCAACAAGGTTTGGAAGTACATATGAATTCCAACTTATTAGATGGTTAGTCGGAATACACATACCTTGTAAACATAACGCCAGTCTTTTCCAGTCTCACCCAATCTTGTCCAGAGCACATTCATAACCATCTGGAATTCAGAGCTACAAGATATGGTATAACATCCAGTTAGCATAAAGCGATAGATATCTTGCAAACACCAATACCAGAGAAGATGTGCAAACAGAATGTTAAAAGAAAACCAAGCGCAAAAGTTGATAATTACAATTTCTTTGTGGCCTGTGCTATTTCTGCCAATGCAGTCCCATGAGGACCCCATGGTTCATTATCTGTAGCATCCAGTACCTGCATTCATTTTcacaaaatatgtaaacaaatCGAGTACTTCAAATGTAAACTAAAGTATTACCAGAAAACTAAACTTATTGTCATACATACAGCAACACAGTTTTATCGTTTCCTGCCAAGTTCTGAACTAATCACTCAATTATATAGATTTAAAAGTAAGATAAAACCACAAGTAATTCTAGATCTGGTGCAATATCATACACCTTGACCATTTCTACGATCAAAAGCAAAGTGTGGGAGATCAAAAACATTGGATACAGAATACAACGGCAATTCATTTTGCGCCACTAATAACACCCAAACTTAATGAAAGAATTCCTGCTACTTAACAACTTATAAACCAAAAGGTCAAGTGGAATACTAACACAAGTTCGGTATCATATCGTTCAGCTGAATCAAAAGCAAAATCCTAGCAAGTAACAAGTGACTTTCAACCTCAGCTTCCAATCATAAACCTCCGTTTCAAAGACAAATCCGATTCTTTCAGTAAATATATTATGATTTCCTACCGACGTTTCTATTTCAAACTCAACCAGTCTTTACATTATAATCCAAATTATAATCCtaatctttcttcttttttttttaaaaaaaaggaacaaaTTAAATGGATCAAATAACAACTGATTAAATCTTAAGCACATTTCTCCAGGCAACAAGCATACGAAGAATCATTAAACTGCAATTGATCTCACCTTCTGCTCGATCTCCGGAACCTTCAATACCTTTAGATTAACCTCCCTCTTTctgaaataacaaaagaaaaaaaaaatgaaatcaacTAATCCTCGATGAAGAAcagtaataaatcaaattttgattcGAGATTCCGAGCAACGAAGGTTAGAGCGTACATTTCGCGAACCGTCTGATCAAAGACCTTCATGAAATCCATCACGGATCTAACCAAAGATAAAGTCTATCAATGAAAATGTAAGATGGAATCAGCAAGACGGTGCAGATCTGAGAGAATTTAAGAGGCGGAATGTTAGATCTTACACTCTTTTGTAGAGCCGACGGATTTTACTCAACTCGTGCTTTTTGAGATTATATGAAGATAGTTCAGGAGTAAACAAtatctctttcttttctcttctcttcttttctttttatttcctttttttcgCTCTTCGATTGTTTTAACCTTTTCAACCACTACCACCTCCAATTCGGTTTAAACTTGCGAAGTGACAAAATTCTTTAATATTATAAAGTCTTAACATTCAATCCGATAGTTTTCCTCTAcaccttgatttttttttttttacattttatcttGAAACTTgaaaacttattttaattttaatcaaaaacaaaactttataatattttaaatgtcattacataaaaattataaatttttatttaaaaataagcgaatataaaattataattttatgattcataaCGTTAATTTAGGTTAATGGCTCACTTTTATTCGTACTAATGTGAGACTaagctttttatttttctcaacatAATTCACAATTGGCTTATTTtaaacatcaatttctcattcatcacttaaCTATTttaagcatatgatataccgttgtaaaggtctcttggagtaaaatataaaatcacagttttattattcaaatctCTACCTTTACTAATCAAGAATATGCCTCAAAACTTCCAATAAATCTATTTTTTCCAACACACCCCTCATGATGCGCCCCTCGTTGAATCCACCTAATTGTAACCATCCCATACAATCTTAATGACAAGGATGTCAAAGCAAGACAACCTATGACATTGGTAAGACCACGTGGTACATTATGGTGATAACTA
The genomic region above belongs to Gossypium hirsutum isolate 1008001.06 chromosome D05, Gossypium_hirsutum_v2.1, whole genome shotgun sequence and contains:
- the LOC107906985 gene encoding egalitarian protein homolog isoform X2; amino-acid sequence: MASSNHPPSHRTHVPLPSDSGGNPFDDEAPPVPIHIVTNASQLPAEFLNPSPEKQLVVGFDCEGVDLCRNGTLCIVQLAFQDAIYLVDAIEGGEVLINACKPALESSYIKKVIHDCKRDSEALYFQFGIKLNNVMDTQIAYSLLEEQEGRTRLPDDNISFVGLLADPRYCGISYQEKEEVRLLLRQDPKFWKYRPLSELMVRAAADDVRFLLYIYHMMMKKLNERSLWHLAVRGALYCRCFCINDNNYADWPSIPPIPDNVMVEGDAPEEEILSILDVPQGKMGRVIGRKGVSILSIKESCNAEIHFGGAKGPPDKVFILGPVRQVRKAAAMLRGRMMD
- the LOC107906984 gene encoding clathrin interactor EPSIN 1 isoform X1; amino-acid sequence: MDFMKVFDQTVREIKREVNLKVLKVPEIEQKVLDATDNEPWGPHGTALAEIAQATKKFSEFQMVMNVLWTRLGETGKDWRYVYKALTVIEYLISHGSERAVDDIIEHTFQISSLTSFEYVEPSGKDMGINVRKKAETIVGLLSNKEKIQEARNKAAANRDKYVGLSSTCITYKSSASSYRSGGFNGGGDKYGGISSRRESDSYRDSYKESDPYGEEKFDTDTYVKSHRGTACEIQGNSSKESRHHGSKDSKKKFSSELNDSNKYSQSTSTPSNNFDDDFDDFDPRGTSSSKLAAGSSNQVDPFVPNLIDDLFDGPAPVPMEKSAVSTDSTDVDLFADATFVSAPTKVTHESSPQAQQQVDLFASQPAITPAASPTVDIFAAGDPVVQPHIKGQVDLFASQPAITPAASPTVDLFSTTDPVVQPAMAANVEPVNASIVDPFAAVPLNNFDGSDIFGSKQNPMNDGNLNKMSTKSSQDSKAPQKKDAFQVKSGIWADSLNRGIIDLNISAPKKVSLADVGIVCGLSDVDERVKGPPTSFYMGRAMGTGSGLGKTGFASTPSTDEDGLFSSLGNHQQYQFGSFKK
- the LOC107906985 gene encoding egalitarian protein homolog isoform X1, with product MASSNHPPSHRTHVPLPSDSECVAGGNPFDDEAPPVPIHIVTNASQLPAEFLNPSPEKQLVVGFDCEGVDLCRNGTLCIVQLAFQDAIYLVDAIEGGEVLINACKPALESSYIKKVIHDCKRDSEALYFQFGIKLNNVMDTQIAYSLLEEQEGRTRLPDDNISFVGLLADPRYCGISYQEKEEVRLLLRQDPKFWKYRPLSELMVRAAADDVRFLLYIYHMMMKKLNERSLWHLAVRGALYCRCFCINDNNYADWPSIPPIPDNVMVEGDAPEEEILSILDVPQGKMGRVIGRKGVSILSIKESCNAEIHFGGAKGPPDKVFILGPVRQVRKAAAMLRGRMMD
- the LOC107906984 gene encoding clathrin interactor EPSIN 1 isoform X2 — encoded protein: MDFMKVFDQTVREIKREVNLKVLKVPEIEQKVLDATDNEPWGPHGTALAEIAQATKKFSEFQMVMNVLWTRLGETGKDWRYVYKALTVIEYLISHGSERAVDDIIEHTFQISSLTSFEYVEPSGKDMGINVRKKAETIVGLLSNKEKIQEARNKAAANRDKSGGFNGGGDKYGGISSRRESDSYRDSYKESDPYGEEKFDTDTYVKSHRGTACEIQGNSSKESRHHGSKDSKKKFSSELNDSNKYSQSTSTPSNNFDDDFDDFDPRGTSSSKLAAGSSNQVDPFVPNLIDDLFDGPAPVPMEKSAVSTDSTDVDLFADATFVSAPTKVTHESSPQAQQQVDLFASQPAITPAASPTVDIFAAGDPVVQPHIKGQVDLFASQPAITPAASPTVDLFSTTDPVVQPAMAANVEPVNASIVDPFAAVPLNNFDGSDIFGSKQNPMNDGNLNKMSTKSSQDSKAPQKKDAFQVKSGIWADSLNRGIIDLNISAPKKVSLADVGIVCGLSDVDERVKGPPTSFYMGRAMGTGSGLGKTGFASTPSTDEDGLFSSLGNHQQYQFGSFKK